In a single window of the Penaeus monodon isolate SGIC_2016 chromosome 3, NSTDA_Pmon_1, whole genome shotgun sequence genome:
- the LOC119594078 gene encoding uncharacterized protein LOC119594078, which yields MANTGPAWHPCSLQEQFERSMRLDSSPYSSLDNNYRRRQCRSGSSTPTSTPTLSRRATPPYSRHSTPSTPIFSRKSTPPCTRHTGPSSRTRLLGVPRQSSESLAGSVASSRASTPSRSTRRHHSRSCSPRPQSESDALESPVIQQEAFTRAILYPSSLHRNLRLAAMVFVMAHVSFKTLVPWALSPILSRISFDWTPRSISVGIP from the coding sequence ATGGCCAACACGGGGCCGGCCTGGCATCCATGCTCGTTGCAGGAGCAGTTTGAAAGATCGATGCGATTAGACTCTTCACCTTATTCATCTCTGGATAATAACTATCGCCGCCGCCAATGTCGGAGTGGGAGTTCGACGCCTACATCGACCCCAACACTAAGTCGGAGGGCAACTCCACCCTACTCCCGACACTCCACACCGTCCACGCCCATATTCAGCCGAAAATCAACCCCGCCCTGCACCCGACACACCGGCCCCTCCAGTCGAACCCGTCTTCTGGGTGTCCCAAGACAGTCCTCGGAGTCATTGGCAGGCTCCGTGGCCAGCAGTCGAGCTAGCACGCCCTCGAGGTCGACTCGAAGACACCACAGCAGAAGCTGCTCCCCACGCCCGCAATCCGAGTCAGACGCCCTAGAGTCGCCTGTGATTCAGCAGGAAGCCTTCACGCGCGCCATCCTTTATCCTTCGTCCCTTCATCGGAACCTTCGTCTCGCCGCCATGGTCTTCGTGATGGCGCACGTGTCCTTCAAGACGTTGGTTCCTTGGGCACTCAGCCCCATCCTCAGCAGGATCTCGTTCGACTGGACTCCTCGCTCCATCAGCGTCGGCATTCCGTAG